A stretch of the Denticeps clupeoides chromosome 6, fDenClu1.1, whole genome shotgun sequence genome encodes the following:
- the LOC114792692 gene encoding transmembrane protein 47-like: MSVNEVYVFRPFKLIALLCVFLALCLDVVALLSPAWVTAERYSLSLWESCTDSGTDWSCYSTLKSDWQIATLVLLLAGAAVTLVAFLIALISLCKGTQRKHYRTVAVFLFTAVVLQACALVLYPIKFIDGTVLQTYHEFNWGYGLGWGATIFMLGGGILFCLRTDMYEDAMY; encoded by the exons ATGTCGGTGAACGAGGTGTACGTGTTCCGACCGTTCAAGCTGATCGCCCTGCTGTGCGTGTTCCTCGCGCTGTGCCTGGACGTCGTGGCACTCCTGAGTCCCGCGTGGGTCACGGCGGAGCGCTACTCGTTGTCTCTGTGGGAGTCCTGCACCGACTCGGGGACGGACTGGAGCTGCTACTCCACCCTGAAATCCG ACTGGCAGATCGCCACGTTGGTGCTGCTTTTGGCGGGCGCGGCGGTAACCCTGGTGGCCTTCCTCATCGCACTCATCTCCCTCTGCAAAGGCACGCAGAGGAAGCACTACCGCACGGTGGCCGTCTTCCTCTTCACTGCAG TGGTTCTTCAGGCCTGCGCACTGGTCCTGTACCCCATCAAGTTCATTGACGGCACAGTTCTTCAGACCTACCACGAGTTTAACTGGGGCTACGGCCTGGGCTGGGGGGCCACCATCTTCATGCTGGGGGGGGGCATTCTGTTCTGCCTGAGAACGGACATGTACGAGGACGCCATGTACTGA